A single region of the Eulemur rufifrons isolate Redbay chromosome 8, OSU_ERuf_1, whole genome shotgun sequence genome encodes:
- the CD48 gene encoding CD48 antigen isoform X2: MSSRGWEWCLAVELLLLPLLFLATNTQGTFHQLSGDHSKKEVIVVSGSNVSLQILKSLPNNYKQLTWFYTIHQKIVERDSSKSKYFDSKFKGRVMLDPQSGALNIYNVQKEDSSTYLMRVSNATGKEQEWTILLEVFDPVPTPAIKIEKTEETNNICHLKLSCVIPDRSVNCTWYGDSGPFSVACQNSVLELRVPEPQKYSKFYTCKFSNRVSSKNDTVYFTPPCTLARSSGVDWIASWLVVMVPTSLGLLLA; encoded by the exons ATGAGCTCCAGAGGATGGGAGTGGTGTCTGGCTGTggaactgctgctgctgcctctgtTATTCCTGGCGACCAACACTCAAGGTACTTTCCACCAACTGTCTGGAG ATCATTCGAAAAAGGAGGTGATCGTGGTATCCGGCAGCAATGTGAGTCTGCAAATCTTAAAGAGCCTGCCTAATAACTACAAACAACTAACCTGGTTTTACACCATCCACCAGAAGATTGTAGAACGGGATTCCAGCAAATCTAAGTACTTTGATTCTAAATTTAAAGGCAGGGTCATGCTTGATCCTCAAAGTGGTGCCCTGAACATTTATAACGTCCAGAAAGAGGACAGCAGCACCTACCTCATGAGGGTGTCAAATGCCACTGGGAAGGAGCAAGAGTGGACGATCCTACTGGAGGTGTTTG ACCCTGTACCCACGCCTGCCATAAAAATTGAGAAGACAGAGGAAACGAACAACATCTGTCATCTGAAACTGTCATGTGTGATACCTGACCGGTCTGTAAACTGCACCTGGTATGGGGACTCAGGGCCCTTCTCAGTGGCGTGCCAGAACAGTGTGCTTGAACTGAGGGTACCTGAGCCACAAAAGTACTCCAAGTTTTACACCTGCAAATTCAGCAATCGTGTGAGCAGCAAGAATGACACAGTCTATTTCACTCCGCCTTGTACCCTGG ccCGATCCTCTGGAGTGGATTGGATTGCAAGTTGGCTAGTGGTCATGGTACCCACCAGTCTTGGCCTCCTACTTGCCTGA
- the CD48 gene encoding CD48 antigen isoform X3, whose protein sequence is MSSRGWEWCLAVELLLLPLLFLATNTQGTPKHLIEVIVVSGSNVSLQILKSLPNNYKQLTWFYTIHQKIVERDSSKSKYFDSKFKGRVMLDPQSGALNIYNVQKEDSSTYLMRVSNATGKEQEWTILLEVFDPVPTPAIKIEKTEETNNICHLKLSCVIPDRSVNCTWYGDSGPFSVACQNSVLELRVPEPQKYSKFYTCKFSNRVSSKNDTVYFTPPCTLARSSGVDWIASWLVVMVPTSLGLLLA, encoded by the exons ATGAGCTCCAGAGGATGGGAGTGGTGTCTGGCTGTggaactgctgctgctgcctctgtTATTCCTGGCGACCAACACTCAAG GAACACCAAAACATCTCATT GAGGTGATCGTGGTATCCGGCAGCAATGTGAGTCTGCAAATCTTAAAGAGCCTGCCTAATAACTACAAACAACTAACCTGGTTTTACACCATCCACCAGAAGATTGTAGAACGGGATTCCAGCAAATCTAAGTACTTTGATTCTAAATTTAAAGGCAGGGTCATGCTTGATCCTCAAAGTGGTGCCCTGAACATTTATAACGTCCAGAAAGAGGACAGCAGCACCTACCTCATGAGGGTGTCAAATGCCACTGGGAAGGAGCAAGAGTGGACGATCCTACTGGAGGTGTTTG ACCCTGTACCCACGCCTGCCATAAAAATTGAGAAGACAGAGGAAACGAACAACATCTGTCATCTGAAACTGTCATGTGTGATACCTGACCGGTCTGTAAACTGCACCTGGTATGGGGACTCAGGGCCCTTCTCAGTGGCGTGCCAGAACAGTGTGCTTGAACTGAGGGTACCTGAGCCACAAAAGTACTCCAAGTTTTACACCTGCAAATTCAGCAATCGTGTGAGCAGCAAGAATGACACAGTCTATTTCACTCCGCCTTGTACCCTGG ccCGATCCTCTGGAGTGGATTGGATTGCAAGTTGGCTAGTGGTCATGGTACCCACCAGTCTTGGCCTCCTACTTGCCTGA
- the CD48 gene encoding CD48 antigen isoform X1, with amino-acid sequence MSSRGWEWCLAVELLLLPLLFLATNTQGTFHQLSGDHSKKEVIVVSGSNVSLQILKSLPNNYKQLTWFYTIHQKIVERDSSKSKYFDSKFKGRVMLDPQSGALNIYNVQKEDSSTYLMRVSNATGKEQEWTILLEVFDPVPTPAIKIEKTEETNNICHLKLSCVIPDRSVNCTWYGDSGPFSVACQNSVLELRVPEPQKYSKFYTCKFSNRVSSKNDTVYFTPPCTLGKKYPLGTWSGHRVTSFLLNEERCGRPTQPPATECRWTICKVSGRARD; translated from the exons ATGAGCTCCAGAGGATGGGAGTGGTGTCTGGCTGTggaactgctgctgctgcctctgtTATTCCTGGCGACCAACACTCAAGGTACTTTCCACCAACTGTCTGGAG ATCATTCGAAAAAGGAGGTGATCGTGGTATCCGGCAGCAATGTGAGTCTGCAAATCTTAAAGAGCCTGCCTAATAACTACAAACAACTAACCTGGTTTTACACCATCCACCAGAAGATTGTAGAACGGGATTCCAGCAAATCTAAGTACTTTGATTCTAAATTTAAAGGCAGGGTCATGCTTGATCCTCAAAGTGGTGCCCTGAACATTTATAACGTCCAGAAAGAGGACAGCAGCACCTACCTCATGAGGGTGTCAAATGCCACTGGGAAGGAGCAAGAGTGGACGATCCTACTGGAGGTGTTTG ACCCTGTACCCACGCCTGCCATAAAAATTGAGAAGACAGAGGAAACGAACAACATCTGTCATCTGAAACTGTCATGTGTGATACCTGACCGGTCTGTAAACTGCACCTGGTATGGGGACTCAGGGCCCTTCTCAGTGGCGTGCCAGAACAGTGTGCTTGAACTGAGGGTACCTGAGCCACAAAAGTACTCCAAGTTTTACACCTGCAAATTCAGCAATCGTGTGAGCAGCAAGAATGACACAGTCTATTTCACTCCGCCTTGTACCCTGGGTAAGAAATATCCCTTAGGGACCTGGAGTGGGCACAGGGTAACTAGTTTTCTTTTGAATGAAGAAAGGTGTGGGCGTCCTACTCAGCCTCCCGCCACAGAATGTCGGTGGACTATCTGCAAGGTGTCTGGGAGAGCGAGAGACTAG